ATCCTATAGCATATTTGAATATTTCATCTCTATAATTTAGGTGCACTAAATTGTTGATAAATAGACCATGACATGTTGGATAAACAAAAAGCTAAGACTCACACCAATTAAATAGTACAaagattcataaaaaaaaaaaatttacattgaCCAACATGccaataaaaatttcaaaaatgtatCCAGAAGCATGTACCTCATAATTGGCTCCCTAGGTGCTTTTCGTGATTTCTTGGACTCATCTCCAACCCAATGGTTTCGTCTCTCGTGCCAAGAAATTTCAGCTGCATCAGaagatcatcatcattatttcaAAGAGCAGTATTCTTCTTTAAAACAGTCTTCTCAGGCATTAACATGCAACGGAAGAATTTGTTACGATGAGTGAGGACTAATAGATGAGTGACACTGGCATGAAAGGAAAACTTGATGAGTTATATGAAATGTACAAGTTCGCTTAAGAGTATTTTTTTAGTCCCAAAGGAGACATACCATGGTTAACAAAGATATTGATATTTTTCTCGGCAGAATTGTCTTTGATGTCGTTATTTGAACCTCCCGAAGGATTATTTTCATCCGAATGAGGTTTGCTACCATTAATCTCCATTGTCTGCAGACAGAACAACCATCGCCTTGTGAAATACTCTGAAATAAAATCTATAGCACCAGTGAGTGTGGGGAACAATAACTACATTTCACATGATTATATCCAATTTCATAACAATGAACAAATCCAGAGGAAAAAGCATCAGACGCAACACACAGAGACAAATAGGAAAGCAAGCCCTTTTTAAACCCAGGAAACAACAATTGATGGTCTCAAGCCTAGCTGTTTGTTCTTCTGGTTAATAACTATCATATACGCTTCTGAATGCACTTCTTCCGAATTGAAACTACCCTCGTAAACAAACAAGGACGAGAATGTCCTACTCTTGTACTGTTTGTGGAACAAATTTCTTACAAATGTTGACTaagaatgtaaaaaaaattctatcAAAGAACACAAGCTACTTTATAAGCAAGATGAAAGGAAATTAGACTCCTCCCTTCCCCTTGCTAGAGATTCATTATTACTAAAGAACTTCACATCAAATACCGATACCATCAATCATTTGAAATCACAACTCTAAAAGAAACAATGGAAACCTATAATTTTATGCTTGTATCTCACTAGTGCACCCCGaaaactcttcttcttctacattGTCCCCCTGTATCGGTTGTCAACAAAATAACTCAACCTCCACAGAAACTCATCACTAAATTTCAAAGCTCGATTGAGAAAATtataatctaaaaaaaaaatcaatcaaacaacgATCGGCAGTGCAGTCTTTCCCCTTGGAGATGATAACTGGTATTCACAAACACACTAAAACCTTCACATAAACAGTGCGAACACTTGCAATGCTCACAGAAACATCAATTAACATTCCATCATAAACGAAAACAAGCAAAAACTCATAATGAATTCGGACATCACAATAAAAACAAGATTCAAATAAACAACCGAAAGTCAATCCATAACGAGGCATCAAATTTCAAACACCTACAGAAACATTGACGGACTTTGAAAAGCAAAAAGGACAAAGACGAACACGAAACCCTACCTTCGTTTAACTCTGAAATGCGTCAGCTGCTAAGCAAGTCTTTCGCCAATCGGCACACTATGGACCTTGCGTAACAAATATCTTTTCTTCTCTCCGATTCTTCCCTTTTAAGTTTTGACTGTGAGACTCCGCGCGTGACCGAGCAAGCGTGCGCTGTGTGGTATATTCTTCTTCAATTACCCTTTTCTTGaacggaaaaaaaaataataataaataagttGGCCCGCTAATCTTATTCGCATCTGTGTCTCCAATTTGGACACCTCATTGGGACTTTGAAGCCATTTTTGGGCCAAAATAGAGCCCATCATGAACAGTTGGTCCAGGCCCATTAACTGGACTAATTTCAAATCGATTAAGAAATCAAAGGCCAAAATGGAGCCCATCATAACCAGGTGGCCAGGCCCATTACATGGAAAACCAATTAATTTCCATTGTTCGGATAAAAAAGGTTGATAATAAACAAATTCTTTCTTAATTTACGTACaatttgatttatatttttcttctacTAGCCCATTACATGTCATCTTTAGTCGGTCTTTCTTTTTCGtctttctccctttttttttttttttaatttggtcGTGAATTTTGTACATTTCTATAATTTAGTACATGAAATGAAAGGCCTCTAATGAAACACATCACTTGATATTACGAATTCGAGGACACCATTCCAAGATAAAGCACTAATCATTTTATATAACATGCATGGTTGCTCAATGAgttttgtctatatatatatatacatgatgaCTAGTCTTGTCTCAGCCTCTTTGGATTCTCATTGGATTAAACAATAATAACAACACTCAAACAAAAGGCTAATAAAGCCAAATTAgcattatttttcttcttctccattctcCTTCACAAAAACCATGTCATGCTTGGTTCCAAAATATTATAATGAGAATTAGaatcaattaaaaataatttcaatgtcaatttgaaactaatagtaggattcaattattattttcattACACCAAAcattaggggtggcaaaaaaaaatcgattccgGATCGATTTTAGATTGGACAATATTatgtatttacgaaatatttacatgtatgGACCCTAACCCAGATTGAATTTCGGATGTACTAATTGACCACAcccagattggtttaaatttagACAATTAAATCATATAATAACTTAATCCGGGTTAAGGTCCAGACAAGtaaaatggacaatatttatgtgtttggacccggacccggttttaaatcggacaaaaaatttatgtttggatCCAGATTTAAGAGatataacttatgttcgaaCTTGGTTTAATCCTGATCGGAACCAATTCGACTATTCGGACCAAACATAATTTTATCACCCCTACCAAACATCACAGTAATGGCTATTACATGTGAACCACCTCTTGCCAATTATAGATTCAAAGAGTTTGATAATAGGGCATGAATATAAGAttccaaacttcttcttcttttttccttcagaAGTTGGGATATATTAGCacaaacaaaattcaatgtTTTCCGCATAAAAGCAATATTCTAAGAGAACAATCGAGATTTGTCGGCAttcttctctccctctctcaccgACATAATTGTGCAACccaatttttttcatttatatgttATAGTATGACCTTCTGATTAAATTTTTGGGTCCAAAATTGAGGCATTTCGTCGTGTACATTTAATTTGAAGAGACATGAACTGATGAAAGCACGGAAACGTACAGGATATGTGTCCAGTTCACACGTTGGAGAGTAATTATAACATACTAGCAACCAGCTAGTGGTTGCATATACATGTCGGTGTAAGCTTAACTGGTTATCATTCGAGTATCTCTATTCAGTTGGTAGGATTCAAACCCTGTAAATAACATTTGTATGTAACTATGTGAATGTATGGGTTTGTTTGggaatgttgtgaggtgttgtgaggtgtggtgtggtgttgtgagttataaaactgtggtgttgtgaggtgagttggaacacaaaaagctgtttgacgcatcacttttaaaactgtggtgcggtgcggtgagGTATTGtaaggtgcgtttgacgtatctaaattacgattatattagatgactaataatattaatataaaatcacttaaggtttatattgtacattaatctaaaataaaataattgacctaatttttATGAGCCAATGAACTATAATGAGATTACATTTTTAGATTCTTATGACCCACACCATAAATGAAATTGAATGGATCAAAATTCACCATGAAGAAAACTTGACTAATATGTCAGAATTTAAAGGACATTTCATCCTCTCAATTTTCTGGGAGCAACTAACATTAAATGTATGAGAGGaatttaattaactaattaattatagCTTGGTAAAAAAAAGTACACACAATTTGAGGCTAATTCAATATTGTTGTGTTGCTCTCAAGTCTTTTTTACACAGAAAATGGAATTCAGCTTTCAATGTTACAGGGGACCCTAAAATTATGACAACAACATTAACCAAAAGTTTCAAAGaatcacacatatatacatatacgtaCATACtaacatatgtgtgtgtgtatatatagattgacAAAGATGGTCATTTAATAGGGTACCAAACTACCTCTATTTCATCACATCTTCTACTTCTTTCCAAACCATCAAGCTCAAGAAAACATGTTACTCTcataaataaaaaggaaaggaCAGCTGAGCTCACTGCTTTGGTCAATATTTCTGTACACCTATGGACCCACCAAAAATAGAACCTTATTTTAACTATTTTGGTAGCCAATACTTTTGGCCATGACTCTATGAATGAATGAAACAAAACCCACCAATCTCTTTTATTTATATCAACTGTACTGCCATGCTTCTTTTCACATAGACCTCCT
The window above is part of the Tripterygium wilfordii isolate XIE 37 chromosome 3, ASM1340144v1, whole genome shotgun sequence genome. Proteins encoded here:
- the LOC119988711 gene encoding uncharacterized protein LOC119988711, with the protein product MEINGSKPHSDENNPSGGSNNDIKDNSAEKNINIFVNHAEISWHERRNHWVGDESKKSRKAPREPIMSWTTTYEELLSSNEPFHQRIPLAEMVDFLVDIWHEEGLYD